Proteins encoded in a region of the Pseudomonas syringae KCTC 12500 genome:
- the lon gene encoding endopeptidase La produces MNDQQTDSPDLPNDADEHDVSLSSDSTSLALPGQNLPDKVYIIPIHNRPFFPAQVLPVIVNEEPWAETLELVSKSEHHSLALFFMDTPQEDPRHFKTDALPEYGTLVKVHHASRENGRLQFVAQGLSRVRIRTWLKHHRPPYLVEVEYPQQPNEPTDEVKAYGMALINAIKELLPLNPLYSEELKNYLNRFSPNDPSPLTDFAAALTSATGVELQEVLDCVPMLRRMEKVLPMLRKEVEVARLQKEISAEVNRKIGEHQRQFFLKEQLKVIQQELGLSKDDRSADIEQFEQRLEGKTLPPQARKKFDEEIGKLKVLETGSPEYAVTRNYLDWTSSLPWGIYGADKLDLKHARKVLDQHHAGLDDIKARILEFLAVGAYKGEISGSIVLLVGPPGVGKTSVGRSIAESLGRPFYRLSVGGMRDEAEIKGHRRTYIGAQPGKLVQALKDVEVMNPVIMLDEIDKMGQSYQGDPASALLETLDPEQNVEFLDHYLDLRLDLSKVLFVCTANTLDSIPGPLLDRMEVIRLSGYITEEKLAIAKRHLWPKQLAKAGVAKNKLSISDSALRAVIEGYAREAGVRHLEKQLGKLVRKAVVKLLDAPDSVIKIGPKDLEASLGMPVFRSEQVLSGTGVITGLAWTSMGGATLPIEATRIHTLNRGFKLTGQLGDVMKESAEIAYSYVSANLSKFGGDAKFFDEAFVHVHVPEGATPKDGPSAGVTMASALLSLARNQPPKKGVAMTGELTLTGHVLPIGGVREKVIAARRQKIHELILPEPNRGNFEELPDYLKEGITVHFAKRFADVVKVLF; encoded by the coding sequence ATGAACGACCAGCAGACAGACTCGCCAGATTTGCCCAACGACGCAGACGAGCACGATGTGTCTCTGAGTTCCGACAGCACCTCGCTTGCCTTGCCCGGCCAGAACCTGCCCGACAAGGTTTACATCATTCCGATCCACAACCGTCCGTTCTTTCCGGCGCAGGTGCTGCCTGTCATCGTCAATGAAGAGCCGTGGGCCGAAACGCTGGAGCTGGTCAGCAAGTCAGAGCATCATTCGCTGGCGCTGTTCTTCATGGACACTCCGCAGGAAGATCCACGCCACTTCAAGACTGACGCACTCCCCGAGTATGGCACTCTGGTCAAGGTTCACCACGCCAGTCGTGAAAATGGTCGTTTACAGTTCGTCGCGCAGGGCCTGAGCCGGGTGCGCATCCGTACTTGGCTCAAGCATCATCGCCCGCCGTATCTGGTAGAAGTTGAATACCCGCAGCAGCCCAATGAGCCGACCGATGAAGTGAAGGCCTACGGCATGGCCCTGATCAACGCGATCAAGGAACTGCTGCCGCTCAACCCGCTGTACAGCGAAGAGCTGAAGAATTATCTCAACCGTTTCAGCCCCAATGACCCCTCGCCGCTCACCGACTTTGCCGCTGCCCTGACCTCCGCCACCGGCGTCGAATTGCAGGAAGTACTCGATTGTGTGCCGATGCTCAGGCGCATGGAGAAGGTCCTGCCGATGCTGCGCAAGGAAGTCGAGGTTGCACGCCTGCAGAAGGAAATCTCTGCCGAGGTGAACCGCAAGATCGGCGAGCATCAGCGGCAGTTCTTCCTCAAGGAACAGCTCAAGGTCATTCAGCAGGAACTGGGCCTGAGCAAGGACGATCGCAGCGCCGACATCGAACAGTTCGAGCAGCGTCTGGAAGGCAAGACCCTGCCGCCACAGGCGCGCAAGAAGTTCGACGAAGAAATCGGCAAGCTCAAGGTGCTGGAAACCGGCTCGCCCGAATACGCTGTGACTCGCAATTACCTGGATTGGACCAGCTCGCTGCCGTGGGGCATCTACGGTGCCGACAAGCTGGACCTCAAACACGCGCGCAAGGTGCTCGATCAGCACCATGCCGGGCTTGACGACATCAAGGCGCGGATTCTGGAATTCCTCGCCGTCGGTGCCTACAAAGGTGAAATCAGCGGCTCGATCGTGCTGCTGGTCGGTCCGCCGGGGGTGGGCAAGACCAGCGTCGGGCGCTCGATTGCCGAGTCGCTGGGGCGACCGTTCTATCGCCTGAGCGTGGGCGGCATGCGCGACGAGGCCGAAATCAAGGGCCACCGCCGTACCTACATCGGTGCGCAACCGGGCAAACTGGTGCAGGCGCTGAAAGACGTTGAAGTCATGAACCCGGTCATCATGCTCGATGAAATCGACAAGATGGGCCAGAGCTATCAGGGCGACCCGGCATCCGCGCTGCTGGAAACCCTGGACCCGGAACAGAACGTCGAGTTTCTCGATCACTACCTGGACTTGCGTCTGGACCTCTCCAAGGTCCTGTTCGTGTGCACGGCCAACACGCTGGACTCGATCCCCGGCCCGCTGCTTGACCGGATGGAAGTGATTCGCCTGTCCGGCTATATCACCGAAGAGAAACTGGCGATTGCCAAGCGGCATTTGTGGCCCAAGCAGTTGGCGAAAGCCGGCGTTGCGAAAAACAAGCTGAGCATCAGTGACAGCGCCCTGCGCGCCGTCATCGAGGGCTACGCTCGCGAAGCCGGTGTGCGGCATCTGGAGAAGCAACTTGGCAAGCTGGTGCGCAAGGCGGTGGTCAAACTGCTGGATGCGCCCGATTCGGTGATCAAGATCGGACCGAAAGACCTCGAAGCGTCGCTGGGCATGCCGGTGTTCCGCAGCGAGCAGGTGCTGTCCGGCACTGGCGTGATCACCGGTCTGGCCTGGACCAGTATGGGCGGCGCTACCCTGCCGATCGAGGCGACGCGCATTCATACCCTTAATCGCGGCTTCAAGCTGACCGGCCAATTGGGCGATGTGATGAAGGAGTCGGCCGAAATTGCCTACAGCTACGTCAGCGCCAATCTGTCGAAATTTGGTGGTGACGCGAAGTTCTTCGATGAGGCGTTCGTGCACGTACACGTTCCCGAAGGTGCCACCCCGAAAGACGGCCCGAGTGCGGGTGTGACCATGGCCAGCGCCTTGCTGTCCCTGGCCCGCAACCAGCCGCCGAAAAAAGGCGTCGCCATGACCGGCGAACTGACCCTGACCGGGCATGTACTGCCTATCGGCGGCGTCCGCGAAAAAGTCATTGCCGCGCGGCGCCAGAAAATCCACGAACTGATCCTGCCGGAGCCTAACCGTGGCAACTTCGAAGAGCTGCCGGACTATCTGAAGGAAGGCATTACCGTGCACTTCGCCAAACGCTTTGCGGACGTGGTGAAGGTGTTGTTCTAG
- the rnc gene encoding ribonuclease III → MSVSLSRLERQLGYTFKDQELMVLALTHRSFAGRNNERLEFLGDAILNFVAGEALFERFPQAREGQLSRLRARLVKGETLALLARGFDLGEYLRLGSGELKSGGFRRESILADALEALIGAIYLDAGMEAARERVLAWLTTEFDSLTLVDTNKDPKTRLQEFLQSRACELPRYEVVDIQGEPHCRTFFVECEINLLNEKSRGQGVSRRIAEQVAAAAALIALGVENGHE, encoded by the coding sequence GTGAGCGTATCCTTGAGCCGCCTTGAGCGTCAGCTCGGCTACACCTTCAAGGATCAGGAACTGATGGTCCTGGCCCTGACCCATCGCAGTTTTGCCGGTCGCAACAATGAGCGTCTGGAGTTTCTCGGTGATGCCATTCTCAACTTCGTGGCTGGCGAGGCGCTGTTCGAGCGTTTCCCCCAGGCTCGCGAAGGCCAGTTGTCCCGCTTGCGGGCGCGGCTGGTGAAGGGCGAGACTCTGGCGTTGCTGGCCCGTGGTTTTGACTTGGGCGAATATCTGCGCCTTGGTTCGGGCGAGTTGAAAAGCGGTGGTTTCCGTCGTGAGTCGATTCTCGCCGACGCGCTCGAGGCACTGATCGGCGCGATTTACCTGGATGCTGGCATGGAGGCGGCGCGCGAGCGCGTCCTGGCCTGGCTGACAACCGAGTTTGACAGCCTGACGCTGGTGGACACCAACAAGGACCCCAAGACCCGACTGCAGGAATTTCTCCAGTCGCGGGCCTGCGAACTGCCGCGTTACGAGGTGGTGGATATCCAGGGCGAACCGCATTGCCGGACGTTTTTCGTCGAATGCGAGATCAACCTATTGAATGAAAAAAGCCGAGGACAGGGTGTCAGCCGCCGGATTGCCGAACAGGTAGCCGCCGCAGCAGCACTCATCGCCCTGGGCGTGGAGAACGGTCATGAATGA
- the pdxJ gene encoding pyridoxine 5'-phosphate synthase — MTHSTRILLGVNIDHVATLRQARGTRYPDPVKAALDAEEAGADGITVHLREDRRHIQERDVLLLKDVLQTRMNFEMGVTEEMLAFAERIRPAHICLVPETRQELTTEGGLDVAGQEARIKAAVERLAKIGCEVSLFIDADERQIAASKRVGAPAIELHTGRYADAQTPTEVAEELQRVADGVAFGLAQGLIVNAGHGLHYHNVEAVAAIKGINELNIGHALVAHALFVGFKAAVAEMKALIVAAAR; from the coding sequence GTGACCCACAGCACTCGTATCCTTCTCGGCGTGAACATCGACCACGTAGCCACCTTGCGTCAGGCCCGTGGCACGCGTTACCCGGACCCGGTCAAGGCTGCCCTGGACGCCGAAGAGGCAGGCGCCGACGGCATCACCGTTCACCTGCGTGAGGACCGCCGACACATTCAGGAGCGCGATGTCCTGCTGCTCAAGGACGTCTTGCAGACCCGCATGAATTTCGAGATGGGCGTGACCGAAGAAATGCTCGCCTTCGCCGAACGCATTCGCCCGGCGCACATCTGTCTGGTGCCTGAGACACGGCAGGAGCTGACCACCGAAGGCGGTCTGGATGTGGCAGGGCAGGAAGCGCGGATCAAGGCGGCGGTCGAGCGACTGGCGAAGATTGGCTGCGAGGTTTCACTGTTCATCGACGCCGACGAGCGTCAGATCGCCGCTTCAAAACGCGTCGGTGCACCCGCCATCGAACTGCACACCGGTCGCTATGCCGATGCTCAGACCCCGACTGAAGTCGCCGAAGAACTGCAGCGGGTCGCCGATGGTGTCGCGTTTGGTCTCGCCCAAGGGCTGATCGTCAATGCCGGTCATGGCCTGCATTATCACAACGTCGAAGCGGTCGCCGCGATCAAGGGCATCAACGAACTGAACATCGGCCACGCGCTGGTGGCTCATGCTCTGTTCGTCGGCTTCAAGGCGGCAGTCGCCGAGATGAAGGCGTTGATCGTGGCGGCAGCCAGATAA
- a CDS encoding bifunctional diguanylate cyclase/phosphodiesterase: MKFKASFQARIAGVLIVLLLIVVSAVYLAVKVATEEAVRTQAQAQLEVGSRVFERLIDLRGKRLRDTVQLVAADFGFRDAVASADSSTIRSVLLNHGKRINASDMFLLGMDGTVIASTVQKVPEGSRFVYDQALRNAKRAGQSVLIVPGSGDPHLLVESTVLAPLPIGRVVMGFTIDSDIAEELRSLSGLEVSFLTVEDGKNGDLISTQPEALHVGLIELMRSSSEGQMLLTEQSNLNFLSQTLMLANTSNGGDGQVIALLQSPLDKAYQAFAPLNQKIFWISMAALVASLIGTLALARSVSLPVQVLATAAKRIGDGDYKTPVTLVRSDELGMLADAINTMQQGIAVREGQLAHNALHDNLTGLPNRALVMERLGSSIAADRAVALLSLSVENLATISESVSAEGLDQLLRQVGQRLQSNLRAGDTVARLGANEFLLLLDNTASAGAVGMADAVQRLLSEPQRIDNHELELECCIGITVYPEHGDSAQELLNRAVIARKDAAFLPGRLQIYQDGRDLAHQRQITLIRDLRKAAQNGELMLHYQPKLDIRQGYVRQAEALLRWAHPQFGSVSPAEFIVLAERTGSIYLLTNWVIEEAMRQLAEWRKRGLVLQVSVNISADDLLGDDLVGYVVKLLKQYAVPAEQLLFEITESAVMSEPEKALIVLHRLRDCGISLSIDDFGTGYSSLAHLKRLPVQELKIDQSFVRNLDETSEDAVIVRSTIEMSHNLGLKVVAEGVEYQHSLDLLRRWHCDTAQGYLISRPLTASAFEAWIATYQASPGLMVN; the protein is encoded by the coding sequence ATGAAATTTAAAGCCAGCTTTCAGGCGCGCATCGCCGGGGTGCTGATTGTTCTGTTGCTGATTGTCGTGAGTGCGGTCTATCTCGCCGTCAAGGTTGCAACAGAGGAGGCGGTACGCACTCAGGCTCAGGCGCAACTGGAGGTGGGCAGTCGTGTGTTCGAACGGCTGATCGATCTGCGCGGCAAACGTCTGCGTGACACCGTGCAATTGGTTGCAGCCGATTTCGGCTTTCGCGACGCGGTGGCCAGTGCCGACTCCTCGACCATTCGCTCGGTGTTGCTCAACCATGGCAAACGCATCAATGCCAGCGACATGTTCCTGTTGGGCATGGATGGCACAGTGATTGCCAGCACCGTACAGAAAGTTCCCGAGGGTTCCAGGTTTGTCTATGACCAGGCCTTGCGCAACGCCAAACGTGCCGGTCAGTCAGTGCTCATCGTGCCCGGCAGCGGAGACCCGCATTTGCTGGTGGAGAGCACCGTTCTCGCGCCATTGCCGATCGGCCGCGTGGTCATGGGCTTTACCATCGACAGCGATATCGCCGAAGAGCTGCGTTCGCTCAGCGGCCTGGAAGTGTCTTTTCTCACTGTAGAAGACGGCAAGAACGGCGATCTGATCAGTACCCAGCCGGAGGCCCTGCACGTGGGCCTGATCGAGCTGATGCGCAGTTCCTCGGAAGGCCAGATGCTGCTCACCGAGCAATCGAACCTTAACTTTCTCAGCCAGACGCTGATGCTCGCCAACACCAGCAATGGCGGCGACGGGCAGGTCATCGCGCTGTTGCAGAGCCCTCTGGACAAGGCCTATCAGGCATTCGCGCCACTGAATCAAAAGATCTTCTGGATTTCCATGGCCGCCCTGGTGGCTTCGCTGATCGGCACCCTGGCGCTGGCGCGAAGCGTCTCGCTGCCGGTTCAGGTCCTGGCCACGGCGGCCAAGCGTATTGGTGATGGCGACTATAAAACCCCGGTCACCTTGGTCCGCAGTGATGAACTGGGCATGCTCGCCGACGCGATCAACACCATGCAGCAAGGCATTGCGGTGCGCGAGGGACAATTGGCCCACAACGCTTTGCACGACAACCTGACCGGGCTGCCCAACCGGGCGCTGGTGATGGAGCGTCTGGGCAGTTCGATTGCCGCAGATCGTGCAGTTGCCCTGCTATCTCTGAGTGTCGAGAACCTCGCCACGATCAGCGAAAGCGTGAGCGCTGAAGGCTTGGACCAGTTGTTGCGACAGGTGGGCCAGCGCCTGCAAAGTAATCTGCGCGCTGGCGATACCGTGGCGCGACTGGGGGCCAATGAGTTTCTGCTGTTGCTGGACAACACGGCCAGCGCTGGCGCGGTGGGCATGGCTGACGCTGTGCAGCGGCTGCTGAGTGAGCCGCAGCGTATCGACAATCATGAGCTGGAGCTTGAATGCTGCATTGGTATCACGGTGTACCCGGAGCACGGTGACTCCGCCCAGGAATTGCTCAACCGTGCGGTAATTGCCCGCAAGGACGCCGCGTTCCTCCCCGGTCGCCTGCAGATCTATCAGGATGGCCGCGACCTGGCTCACCAGCGACAGATCACGCTTATTCGTGACCTGCGCAAGGCCGCGCAGAATGGCGAATTGATGCTGCATTACCAGCCCAAGCTGGATATCCGCCAGGGCTATGTGCGTCAGGCCGAAGCGCTATTGCGCTGGGCTCATCCGCAGTTCGGCAGTGTCTCGCCCGCCGAATTCATCGTCCTCGCCGAGCGCACCGGGAGCATTTACCTGCTGACCAACTGGGTGATCGAAGAGGCGATGCGCCAACTGGCCGAATGGCGTAAGCGCGGGCTGGTCCTGCAGGTGTCGGTAAACATTTCTGCTGACGACCTGCTAGGTGATGATCTGGTCGGCTATGTCGTGAAACTGCTCAAGCAATACGCCGTACCTGCCGAACAACTGTTATTCGAGATCACCGAAAGCGCCGTCATGAGCGAACCGGAAAAGGCACTGATCGTCCTGCATCGCCTGCGCGATTGCGGCATCAGCCTGTCGATCGACGATTTCGGCACCGGTTACTCGTCACTGGCTCACTTGAAGCGTCTGCCCGTGCAGGAGCTGAAGATCGATCAGTCTTTTGTGCGCAACCTGGATGAAACCAGTGAAGACGCAGTGATCGTGCGGTCGACCATTGAAATGAGCCACAACCTTGGATTGAAGGTGGTGGCAGAAGGTGTCGAGTATCAACACAGCCTGGACCTGCTCCGGCGTTGGCACTGCGATACGGCCCAGGGTTACCTGATCAGCCGACCGCTGACCGCATCGGCGTTCGAGGCATGGATTGCCACGTACCAGGCCTCACCCGGTCTTATGGTGAATTAG
- the era gene encoding GTPase Era has translation MNDTTATRCGYVAIVGRPNVGKSTLLNHILGQKLAITSRKPQTTRHNMLGIKTEGAVQAIYVDTPGMHKNGEKALNRYMNKTASAALKDVDVVIFVVDRTRWTDEDQMVLERVQYVQGPVILAINKTDRIEDKSDLMPHLEWLQGQLPNASIVPISAQHGHNLEALESLIASHLPENDHFFPEDQITDRSSRFLAAELVREKIMRQLGAELPYQITVEIEEFKQQGRTLHIHALILVERDGQKKIIIGDKGDRIKRIGSDARRDMELLFDSKVMLNLWVKVKGGWSDDERALRSLGYGDL, from the coding sequence ATGAATGATACAACCGCAACACGCTGTGGCTATGTTGCCATTGTCGGCCGTCCCAACGTAGGCAAGTCCACGCTGCTCAACCACATTCTCGGTCAGAAGCTCGCGATCACCTCGCGCAAGCCGCAGACCACGCGCCACAACATGCTGGGCATCAAGACCGAGGGCGCCGTGCAGGCGATCTATGTCGATACCCCCGGCATGCACAAGAATGGCGAGAAAGCGCTCAACCGTTACATGAACAAGACCGCTTCGGCGGCGCTGAAGGACGTCGACGTGGTCATCTTCGTCGTCGATCGCACCCGCTGGACAGACGAAGACCAGATGGTTCTGGAGCGTGTTCAGTATGTGCAGGGGCCGGTCATCCTGGCGATCAACAAGACCGATCGCATCGAGGACAAGAGCGACCTGATGCCGCATCTGGAGTGGCTGCAGGGCCAGTTGCCGAATGCGTCCATCGTGCCGATCTCCGCGCAGCATGGCCACAACCTCGAAGCGCTGGAAAGCCTGATTGCCTCGCACCTGCCCGAGAACGACCACTTCTTCCCGGAAGACCAGATCACCGATCGCAGCAGCCGCTTTCTGGCTGCCGAACTGGTTCGCGAGAAGATCATGCGCCAGTTGGGCGCCGAGCTTCCGTATCAGATCACCGTCGAGATCGAAGAATTCAAGCAGCAGGGCCGCACCCTGCATATCCATGCGCTGATCCTCGTCGAGCGCGACGGACAGAAGAAGATCATCATTGGCGACAAGGGCGATCGCATCAAGCGCATCGGCAGTGACGCGCGTCGTGACATGGAACTGCTGTTCGACTCCAAGGTGATGCTCAACCTGTGGGTCAAGGTCAAAGGTGGCTGGTCCGATGACGAGCGCGCACTGCGTTCCCTTGGCTACGGCGACCTCTAA
- the recO gene encoding DNA repair protein RecO: MSTPTGQPAYVLHSRAYRENSALVDFLTPQGRLRAVLRSAKGKAGSLARPFVPLEVEFRGRGELKNVGRMESAGVATWMTGEALFSGMYLNELLIRLLPAEDPHPAVFEHYAATLLALSLGRPLEPLLRSFEWRLLDDLGYGFAMDADINGEPLAIDGMYRLQVDAGLERVYLLQPGLFQGAELLAMSEADWSVPGALSAAKRLMRQALAVHLGGRPLVSRELFRKP; the protein is encoded by the coding sequence ATGAGCACGCCTACCGGCCAACCTGCTTATGTGCTCCACAGCCGTGCGTATCGCGAAAACAGCGCGCTGGTCGACTTCCTCACGCCTCAGGGCCGTCTGCGTGCCGTGCTGCGCAGTGCCAAGGGCAAGGCCGGTTCGCTGGCACGTCCGTTCGTGCCCCTCGAGGTCGAGTTTCGAGGGCGGGGCGAGCTGAAGAATGTCGGTCGCATGGAAAGCGCCGGCGTCGCTACCTGGATGACCGGCGAAGCGCTGTTCAGCGGCATGTACCTCAACGAGCTGCTGATTCGCCTGTTGCCTGCCGAAGACCCTCATCCTGCCGTGTTCGAACATTACGCTGCCACGCTGCTGGCCCTTTCTCTGGGGCGTCCACTGGAGCCGTTGCTGCGTTCGTTCGAATGGCGGTTGCTGGATGACTTGGGCTATGGCTTCGCGATGGACGCCGACATCAACGGCGAACCGCTGGCCATTGATGGCATGTATCGTCTGCAGGTCGATGCCGGGCTCGAGCGTGTGTACTTGCTTCAGCCCGGTCTGTTTCAGGGCGCGGAATTACTGGCCATGTCCGAAGCGGACTGGAGCGTCCCCGGCGCATTGTCCGCTGCCAAGCGCCTGATGCGTCAGGCGCTGGCGGTTCACTTGGGCGGTCGCCCTTTAGTCAGTCGTGAACTGTTTCGCAAGCCGTGA
- the cmoB gene encoding tRNA 5-methoxyuridine(34)/uridine 5-oxyacetic acid(34) synthase CmoB encodes MIDLAPLVRRLAGTPLADWANGLQAQLDTKMAKGHGDLQRWQSALDALPDLQPERIDLIDSFTLEADCNGETRTVLRKALLGLSPWRKGPFNVFGVHIDTEWRSDWKWSRVSPHLDLKGKRVLDVGCGNGYYQWRMLGAGANSVIGVDPNWLFFCQFQAMQRYLPDLPAWHLPFALEDLPANLEGFDTVFSMGVLYHRKSPIDHLLALKDCLVKGGELVMETLVVPGDVHQVLVPEDRYAQMRNVWFLPSVPALELWMRRAGFTDVRCVDVSHTTVDEQRSTEWMRFQSLSDYLDPTDHSKTVEGLPAPMRAVIVGRKP; translated from the coding sequence ATGATTGATCTCGCCCCCCTCGTCCGTCGTCTGGCGGGAACCCCTCTGGCCGATTGGGCCAATGGCCTGCAGGCCCAGCTCGATACCAAGATGGCCAAGGGTCACGGTGATCTGCAGCGCTGGCAAAGTGCGCTGGATGCCTTGCCCGACCTGCAGCCCGAGCGAATCGATCTGATCGACAGTTTTACCCTGGAAGCCGACTGCAACGGCGAGACCCGCACCGTCCTGCGTAAGGCATTGCTGGGCCTGTCACCGTGGCGCAAGGGGCCGTTCAATGTGTTCGGCGTGCATATCGACACTGAATGGCGTTCGGACTGGAAGTGGTCGCGGGTTTCGCCACACCTGGACCTGAAGGGCAAACGCGTTCTGGATGTGGGTTGCGGCAACGGTTATTACCAATGGCGCATGCTTGGCGCCGGGGCCAATAGCGTGATCGGGGTCGACCCCAACTGGCTGTTCTTCTGTCAGTTCCAGGCCATGCAGCGCTATCTGCCTGATCTGCCCGCCTGGCACCTGCCGTTCGCGCTGGAAGACCTGCCCGCCAACCTGGAAGGTTTCGACACGGTGTTTTCGATGGGCGTGCTGTATCACCGCAAATCCCCCATCGACCACCTGCTGGCCTTGAAAGACTGTCTGGTAAAAGGCGGCGAGCTGGTGATGGAAACCCTGGTAGTGCCGGGTGATGTCCATCAGGTGCTGGTCCCGGAAGATCGTTATGCGCAGATGCGCAACGTCTGGTTCCTGCCTTCAGTGCCTGCTCTGGAGTTGTGGATGCGCCGTGCCGGCTTCACCGATGTGCGTTGCGTCGACGTCAGCCACACGACGGTCGACGAACAACGCAGCACCGAGTGGATGCGCTTCCAGTCCCTGAGCGATTATCTGGACCCCACCGACCACAGCAAGACAGTCGAGGGCCTGCCTGCCCCCATGCGTGCGGTGATCGTGGGGCGCAAGCCCTGA
- the cmoA gene encoding carboxy-S-adenosyl-L-methionine synthase CmoA, whose product MSKETDRIFAQPLTQVPDFAFNEDVVRVFPDMIKRSVPGYPTIVENLGVLAAQFAQPNTVLYDLGSSLGAVTQALRRHVRGEGCEVIAIDNSSAMVERCREYLNAQDSMFQELLPVQVLEGDILALTFKPASVVALNFTLQFIAPDQRLALLGRIRDALVPGGALILSEKLRFDDPQEHALLTDLHIAFKRANGYSDLEIAQKRSAIENVMKPDSLEEHRQRLLAAGFSKVVPWFQCLNFTSLIALP is encoded by the coding sequence GTGAGCAAAGAAACCGACCGCATTTTCGCCCAGCCGCTGACCCAGGTGCCTGACTTCGCCTTCAACGAAGACGTGGTGCGGGTATTCCCGGACATGATCAAACGCTCGGTGCCCGGCTATCCGACGATTGTCGAAAACCTCGGTGTGCTGGCCGCGCAATTTGCGCAACCCAATACTGTGCTCTATGACCTTGGCAGTTCTCTGGGCGCTGTTACCCAGGCCCTGCGCCGTCATGTACGCGGCGAGGGTTGTGAGGTCATCGCGATAGACAACTCCAGTGCCATGGTCGAGCGTTGCCGTGAATACCTCAACGCGCAGGACTCCATGTTTCAGGAGTTGTTGCCGGTGCAGGTCCTCGAAGGCGATATCCTCGCCCTGACGTTCAAACCCGCCTCGGTGGTGGCGCTGAACTTCACCCTGCAATTCATCGCCCCCGACCAGCGCCTGGCATTGCTCGGGCGCATTCGTGACGCACTGGTGCCCGGCGGCGCGCTGATCCTCTCGGAAAAACTGCGCTTCGACGACCCGCAGGAACATGCGCTGTTGACGGACCTGCACATCGCCTTCAAACGCGCCAACGGCTACAGCGACCTGGAAATTGCCCAAAAGCGCAGCGCCATCGAAAACGTCATGAAACCCGACAGCCTCGAAGAACACCGCCAACGCTTGCTTGCCGCAGGTTTTTCCAAGGTGGTGCCGTGGTTTCAATGCCTTAACTTCACCTCGTTGATTGCCCTGCCATGA
- a CDS encoding DUF4845 domain-containing protein: MTFSTSQKGFSFVGWLLVLALVAFATSTAFKLVPHYLDYMTMKKIIEAVDTNKTLDITTVDDFYGYVGKNMQVNSIRDIDLNKALKVTVENNAFQAHLNYEQREPWFQNIDLVLKFDKQFSVGKP, encoded by the coding sequence ATGACGTTCTCTACTTCTCAAAAAGGCTTTTCTTTCGTGGGCTGGCTGTTAGTGCTGGCGCTGGTCGCGTTTGCGACGAGCACGGCCTTCAAGCTGGTCCCGCACTACCTCGACTACATGACGATGAAGAAAATCATCGAAGCGGTCGACACCAACAAGACCCTGGACATCACCACGGTCGACGATTTTTACGGTTATGTCGGTAAGAACATGCAGGTCAACAGCATTCGGGATATAGATTTGAACAAGGCGTTGAAAGTGACGGTGGAGAACAATGCGTTCCAGGCTCATTTGAACTATGAGCAGCGTGAACCGTGGTTCCAGAACATCGATCTGGTGTTGAAGTTCGACAAGCAATTCAGTGTGGGTAAACCGTGA
- a CDS encoding protease inhibitor I42 family protein has product MTPARFIAPLSLALLTACAQTPKNIVSIDTQSDCPLTLTSGQTLILTLPSNPTTGFRWLTQNPAQNILRSLGPEVYANAESKEMVGNGGQSVWRFKATDAGTGRLMMVYQQPWAPEVAPEQTFECAISVK; this is encoded by the coding sequence ATGACCCCTGCCCGTTTCATTGCCCCGCTGAGCCTTGCGCTGCTGACGGCGTGCGCTCAGACGCCGAAAAACATTGTATCCATCGACACGCAAAGCGATTGCCCGCTGACACTCACGTCCGGGCAGACGCTGATCCTGACACTGCCCAGCAACCCGACCACCGGCTTTCGCTGGCTGACCCAGAACCCGGCCCAGAATATCCTGCGCAGCCTGGGGCCTGAGGTGTATGCCAACGCCGAGAGCAAGGAAATGGTCGGCAACGGCGGGCAATCGGTCTGGCGCTTCAAGGCCACCGATGCCGGGACCGGCCGGCTGATGATGGTCTATCAGCAACCCTGGGCACCCGAAGTCGCCCCGGAGCAGACCTTCGAGTGCGCCATCAGCGTGAAATGA